Below is a genomic region from Rhodospirillum centenum SW.
ATCCAGAAGGGCCTGAAGATGACGGAGCAGCGCCGTGTCATCAGCCGGGTCCTCTCCGATTCGACCGACCATCCCGACGTGGAGCAGGTCTACCGCCGCGCCATCGAGATCGATCCGCACATCTCGATCGCCACCGTCTACCGCACGATGCGCCTGTTCGAAGAGGCGAACGTGATCGAGCGGCTGGATTTCGGCGACGGCCGCGCCCGCTACGAGGAGAACCGGGACGAGCACCACCACCACCTGATCGACGTGCAGTCGGGGGAGGTGGTGGAGTTCACGAACGAGGAGATGGAGCGGCTGAAGGAACGCATCGCCGATGAGCTGGGTTATGAGCTGATCGGCCATCGGCTGGAGCTGTACGGCGTCCGCAAGGACCGGGCGAAGTCGATGAAGACCTCCTTCAAGCCGCAGCTCCCCCGGACCGAGTGAGGCGTCTTCCGTGTGCTGTGAGAACAACCCGGGCGACGGTTCCTGCTGCCGCTCCGCCGTGGTCCGCGCCTTCCGCGAGATGCGGGCCTGCGGCCAGCCCGACCGTTACTGCTTCGAAGCGGCGGTGACGGTCTTCCGCTGGCACCATCCCGAGACACCCGAACCGCAGGCGACCACCATCGTCAGCACCTGGGTGGAGCCGCCGCCCCGCTGGCACTGAGACGTCCGCGGGGCTGACTGACGCCCGCCACCATGCCGGCGGCTCAGGAGCGGTCGTCAGGGGCGATCGTCAGGGGCGATCGTCAGGGGCGGTCGGGGGACCCTGTCTCCGGACCGGCCAGCACCACCCGGTTGCGCCCGGCCCGCTTCGCCTCGTAGAGCGCGCGGTCCGCGATGGAGGGCAGGTCCTCCGGATGCACCGTCAGGTCCGCCTCGGCCACGCCGAAGCTGGCGGTGACGGAGATGCTGCGGCCGTCCGCGATCAGCACCTGCTGCGCCGCGATGTCGGCGCGCAGCCGCTCCAGCACCCCCGCCCCTTCGGTCAGGCTGGCGTCCTTCAGCAGGATCAGGATCTCTTCTCCGCCCAGGCGGAAGGCCTCGTCGAAGTTGCGGATGCCGCGGTTCACGGCGCCCGCCGTGGCGACCAGCACGCGGTCGCCGGCATCGTGGCCGTAGGTGTCGTTCACCGACTTGAAGCGGTCCAGGTCGCACAGCGCGATGCAGAAGGGCCGGCCGGTGCGGCGGAAGCGGTTCATCTCCCGCTCCAGTTCCTCATAGAGGCCGGTGCGGTTGCGCAGGCCGGTCAGCGGGTCGATGCTGCTGCCGGCGGCGCCGAAGGCGCGCTCGATCCGGCGGCACTGCGCCATGAACTCCTCGAATCTCTCGGCCACGGCGGCATAGGAGTCCAGCGTCGGCGGGTCGCCCTCGGCCGCGCGCATCAGCACCAGCCGGGCCAGCCGGTGGAGTTGCTCGTGCAGCCCGACCAGCCGGTCGATGGCGGGCTGGTGGCTCAGCTCGGCATCCTTGGCCTCGCGCACCCACTGCACGAAGGCGGTCGGCATCGCCAGCGCCTCGGCCGGCAGCCGCGCCTCGCGCCAGAAGAAGGCGGCCCGGTGCCAGCGCCCGATCCAGCGCAGATGCTCGTCCACCACCGTTCCCAGGGTGGGGGCGGAAAGCTGACGCTCCGCCACCGTCGCGGACGGAGCGTGGGGGGGCGGGGGGATGGCAGACGGGGCGATGGCGGTGGGCATCGGAAGGGGTTCCCGCCGGGACGGCGATACCCCTTCAGATGTAGCGCACTTCGCTCACGGCTTCACCCTCCGGTTCAGGCTTTCACCGTCGCGGCCGGCGCAACCCAGCGTCGCCGCGCCGCGTCCAGCGTGCCGGTGCGGATCGCCTCCCGCACCTCCCGCATCAGCCGGTTCATCACGGCGATGTTGTGCAGGCTGACCAGTTGCAGCGCCAGCATCTCCCCCGCCTTCAGCAGGTGGTGGATGTAGCCGCGGCTGAAGCGGCGGCAGGCATGGCAGTCGCAGGCCGGGTCGATGGGGTCGGCATCCTCGCGGAAGCGGGCGTTGCGCAGGTTCAGCCGCTCGCCCGGCACCCCCGGCATCAGGGCCCAGCCGTGCCGGGCGATGCGGGTGGGGCTCACGCAGTCGAAGGTGTCGATGCCCAGGGCCACCCCGGCGAAGATGTCCACGATGCCGCCGATGCCCAGCAGATGCACCGGCCGGTCGGGATGGACATGGGGCATCGCCATGGCCACCACCTCCACCATCTGGTCCTTGTGGGCGCCCAGCGAACCGCCGACGGCGGTGGCGAAGAAGGGCCGGTCGGCCGTGTATTCCGCGCTCTCCCGGCGCAGGTCGGGATACACCCCGCCCTGCACGATGCCGTACATGGCCTGCGGCAGCCCGTTGGCGGACAGCCCGCCGCCGCGGACGAACTCGGCCAGGCTGCGGTCGCCCCAGCGGTGCGACATGCGCATGGAGCGGGCGGTATAGTCCCGGTCCACATGGTAGGGGGTGCATTCGTCGAGCTGCACCACGAGGTCGGCGCCCAGCTTGCGCTGGATGTCCACCGACCGCTCGGGCGTCAGGAACAGCTTCTCCCCGTTCGTGTAGCTGCGGAACTCCGCCCCCTCCTCGCTGATGCGCAGCAGGGTCTTCTCGCGCACCTGGCTGCGGCGGCCCTTGATCTCGTCGGCCACGCTGCCGTGGCCCATGGCGAAGATCTGATAGCCGCCGCTGTCGGTCAGCATCGGCCCGTCCCAGCCCATGAAGCGGTGCAGACCGCCCAGCCGGGCCACCGTCTCCGCCCCCGGCTGGATCATCAGATGGTAGGTGTTGGACAGGATGATGTCCGTCCGCTCCTCGCGGAGCTGGGCCGGGGTGACGCCCTTCACGCTGGCCTTGGTGCCGCAGAAGATGAAGTTGGGCGTCTCGATCGTGCCGTGCGGGGTGGTCAGCCGCCCGACCCGGGCGCGGCTGGCGGGATCGCGGTGCAGGATGTCGAAGCCGAAGCCGGGATAGGGGATCGTCTGGGGCATGACCGGGGGCGGATGACAGAGGACAGGGCAGACAGGACACACAGGACCGCGGCGGGGCGGGCGGCCGCGGAGGAAGAAGAAGCGGGCGGGCGGAAGACGGGCGGAAGAATGCGGCCGGGCCGCTACAGGCCCAGCGCGGTCTCCTTCTCGGCCACGCGGGCGGCGTACTCGGCCATCAGGGCGCGGTGCTCCTCCATGTGCGCCGCGCGCCGGGCGGAGATGCCGCGCTGGCTCTCGCTCTTGAGCTGGCCGCAGGCCGCCATGATGTCCTTGCCGCGCGGGGCGCGGATCGGGCTGGCGTAGCCGGCGTCGTTCACGAAGTCGGAGAAGCGCACGATCTGGTCCCAGTCGCTGCACTCGAACGGCGCGCCGGGCCAGGGATTGAACGGGATCAGGTTGATCTTGCTGGGGATGCCGCGGATCAGCCGGACCAGGGCGCGGGCATCGGCCAGACTGTCGTTGACGCCCTTCAGCATGACGTATTCCCAGGTCACGCGGCGGGCGTTGTTCAGGCCGGGATAGGTGCGCACCGCATCCATCAGCTCGGCGATCGGGTACTTCTTGTTGATCGGCACGATGCGGTTGCGCAGCTCGTCCGTGACGGCGTGCAGGCTGACGGCAAGATTGACGCCCAGCTCCGCCCCGCAGCGTCGCATCATCGGCACCACACCGGAGGTGGACAGCGTGATGCGCCGCTTGGAGATGGCGATGCCCTCGCCGTCCATGACGATCTTCAGGGCGCGGGCCACGTTCTCGTAATTGAACAGCGGCTCGCCCATGCCCATCATCACGATGTTGGACAGCATGCGGCCCTCGGCCGGGCTCGGCCACTCGCCCAGATGGTCGCGCGCCAGCATCACCTGCCCGACGATCTCCGCCGAGGTCAGGTTGCGCACCAGCCGCTGCGTGCCGGTGTGGCAGAAGCGGCAGGTCATGGTGCAGCCGACCTGGGAGGAGACGCAGAGCGTGCCGCGGTCCTCCTCCGGGATGTGGACGGTCTCGATCTCCTGCCCGTCGGCGGGCATGCGGCACAGCCATTTGCGGGTGCCGTCGTCGGACTGGAGGTCCTTCACGGCCAGCGGCCGCTCGATCACGTAATGCTCGGCCAGCCGCTCGCGCGCCGGCTTGGCCAGATTGGTCATGGCCGCGAAGTCGGTGACGCCGCGGTTGTAGATCCACTGCCAGACCTGGCGCGCGCGGAATTTCTCGAAGCCCGCGCGCGCGAACTCCGCCTCGAGATCCTCGCGGGACAGCCCGACCAGATTGACCCGGCCGTCGCTGCGCGGCGGCTCGAAATAGCTGCTGTGTGAATCGACGCTCATGGTCTGCCTAGATGGGGCAGAACCGGCCGTTAGTCAAAGCCCGAAACCGCGCCCCCCTCGCGGGGGAGCCGTGCGCGGGCGGGAGGCCGATGCGGACTTTCAGCGGAAGGCGACGCCGGGGGGCACGCCGAGCTTGCGGAAGATGATGGCCGCCGGGCAGAAGCCGGTGAAGGCGGCCTGGAGCATGTTGGCGCCCACGAAGGCGGTCAGGTAGAGCCAGGCCGGCGCCACCAGCACCGACAGGGCCAGACTGATCAGGACCATGGTCCCGGCAAGGGCCAGCACGGCACGATCGACGGTCATCGCATTCTCTCCCACGGCACGGGCCGGGGCGGCGGCCCCGGCGTCATCCTGCTTGACCTGTATCCTATACCTTCATATCTTCGCAAGTATCAATTCACGACCAAGCCGGGGACCCGCGGTCCCCGGCGGAGCGACACAGATGGCTGTACGAGTCCGGACCCTTCTGACTGCCGCGCCCGTCCTGGCGCTGATCCTGGCCGTGGGGGCGACCGCCGCCCTTTCCGGCTGTTCCGATCCCGCCGCCGATTCCGCGCCCGGCCCCGCCTCCCCTGCCGGCGCCACCCCGGGGACGGCGCCGGCCGCCGCCGGGCGGACGCATGAGGTGACCCTGCGCCCCCTGCCCGACCGCAAGGCCGTCTTCGCCACGGTGGAGAGCGCCAACGTGGTGCCCGCCCGCGTCCGGATCGGCGGCACGCTGGCCGACCTGCGCGTCGCCTACGGCGACAAGGTGGATCTCGGCCAGCCCGTCGCCACCGTCGGCGACGACAAGCTGGTGCTCCAGATCAAGGCGCTGGATGCGCAGATCGCGGCGCTTCAGGCGCAGCGCGACCAGGCCCGCACGGATTTTGACCGTGCCGAGGACCTGTTCCGCCGCGGCACCGTCCCGAAGGCGCGGCTGGACGATGCCCGCACCGCCGTCTCCGTCGCGGAGAACGGGCTGAAGGCCCGCACGGCCGAGCGCGCCGTCGTCGAGCGCCAGCTTGCCGAGGGCGTCGTCCTGGCGCCGGTGGCCGGCCGCGTGCTCCAGGTGCCGGTCACCGTCGGCACCGTCATGCAGCCCGGCGAGACGGTGGCGCAGATCGCTGAGGGCGGCTTCAAGCTCCGCCTGCGTGTGCCCGAGCGCCATGCCTCCAGCATCCGCGCCGGCGACCCGGTGACGCTGGAGGCGCCGGACGGCGCCGGCCGGGAGGACGGCCGGGTCGTCCTGGTCTATCCGCAGATCGAGGACGGCCGTGTCGTGGCCGATGCCGAGGTGGCGGACCTGGGCGACTATTTCGTGGGCCAGCGCGTGCGCGTCTGGGTCTCGGCGGGCGACCGCCCGGCCATCGTCGTGCCGGGGGCCTTCGTCACCACCCGCAACGGCATCGACAGGGTGCGGCTGCGCCGGCCCGACGGCGGCACGGCCGAGGTGCCGGTGCAGCGCGGCGTGGCCCGGCCGCTGCCCGGCATGCCCGACGGCCTTGAGATCCTCTCCGGCCTCGCCGCCGGCGACGTGCTGGTGCAGCCATGAGGGCGGACCTGTCCGGGACGCTGGCGCGCGCCACCATCCGCTCGCCGCTGACGCCCCTGTTCCTCGTCGCTGCCTTCATCATGGGGCTGATCGCCACGCTCACCATCCCGCGGGAGGAGGAGCCGCAGATCAGCGTGCCCATGGTGGACATCCTGGTCACGGCCGACGGGCTGAAGGCGCCCGACGCGGTGGAACTGGTGACCAAGCCGCTGGAGGCTATCGTCAAGGCCATCGACGGGGTCGAGCACGTCTACAGCCAGACGCGCGACGACCGCGCCATGGTCACGGCCCGCTTCGTCGTCGGCACCGATGCCGACGCCGCCATCCTGCGCGTGCATGAGAAGCTGCGCGCCAACTACGACCGCATCCCCATCGGCATCCCCGAGCCCCTGGTCGTCGGCCGCGGCATCAACGATGTCGCCATCGTGGTGGCGACGCTGGCGCCGACGCCCGAGGCCGCGGCGCACTGGACCGGGCGGGAGCTGTACCGGCTGGCCGAGACCCTGCGCAGCGAGATCGCCAAGATCGAGGATGTCGGCCTGACGACCCTCGTCGGCGGCTCGCCCGAGCAGATCCGGGTCGAGCCGGACCCCGAGCGTCTGGCGCTGTACGGCGTCACCCTGGCCCAGCTCGCCGCCAAGCTGGAGGGGGCGAACCGTTCCTTCCTGGCCGGCGGCATCCGGCGCGGGGGCGGGGCGGCAGAGGTGGCGGCCGGCCAGACCCTGGCGGGCATTCCCGACATCGGCCTGCTGCTGCTGACCACCCGCGACGGCCGGCCGGTCTATGTCAAGGACGTGGCCGACGTGGTGTTCGACACCGTGCCCGCGGAGTCCCGCGCCTGGCACATCGCCATGCCGGCGTCCGGCGGGGGCGATGGCGCCGCCGCGGCGGCCGCCCCGGCGGTGCCGGCCGTCAGCCTGGCCGTGGCGAAGCGGCCGGGGGCGAACGCCGTCGTCGTCGCCGACCACGTCCTGAAGCAGATCGAGGCGCAGCGCGGCACGCTGCTGCCCGACGACGTGCAGGTGCTGATCACCCGCAACTACGGGGAGACGGCGAACGAGAAGGCGAACGAGCTGCTGTTCCATCTCGGCCTCGCCACCGTCTCCATCGTGCTGCTGGTGGGGGTGGCGGTGGGCCGGCGCGAGGCGCTGGTCACCCTGGTGGTGATCCCGACGACCATCCTGCTGACCCTCGCCGCGGCC
It encodes:
- a CDS encoding Fur family transcriptional regulator, whose product is MPSRLEQLCIQKGLKMTEQRRVISRVLSDSTDHPDVEQVYRRAIEIDPHISIATVYRTMRLFEEANVIERLDFGDGRARYEENRDEHHHHLIDVQSGEVVEFTNEEMERLKERIADELGYELIGHRLELYGVRKDRAKSMKTSFKPQLPRTE
- a CDS encoding diguanylate cyclase, with translation MPTAIAPSAIPPPPHAPSATVAERQLSAPTLGTVVDEHLRWIGRWHRAAFFWREARLPAEALAMPTAFVQWVREAKDAELSHQPAIDRLVGLHEQLHRLARLVLMRAAEGDPPTLDSYAAVAERFEEFMAQCRRIERAFGAAGSSIDPLTGLRNRTGLYEELEREMNRFRRTGRPFCIALCDLDRFKSVNDTYGHDAGDRVLVATAGAVNRGIRNFDEAFRLGGEEILILLKDASLTEGAGVLERLRADIAAQQVLIADGRSISVTASFGVAEADLTVHPEDLPSIADRALYEAKRAGRNRVVLAGPETGSPDRP
- the tgt gene encoding tRNA guanosine(34) transglycosylase Tgt, which produces MPQTIPYPGFGFDILHRDPASRARVGRLTTPHGTIETPNFIFCGTKASVKGVTPAQLREERTDIILSNTYHLMIQPGAETVARLGGLHRFMGWDGPMLTDSGGYQIFAMGHGSVADEIKGRRSQVREKTLLRISEEGAEFRSYTNGEKLFLTPERSVDIQRKLGADLVVQLDECTPYHVDRDYTARSMRMSHRWGDRSLAEFVRGGGLSANGLPQAMYGIVQGGVYPDLRRESAEYTADRPFFATAVGGSLGAHKDQMVEVVAMAMPHVHPDRPVHLLGIGGIVDIFAGVALGIDTFDCVSPTRIARHGWALMPGVPGERLNLRNARFREDADPIDPACDCHACRRFSRGYIHHLLKAGEMLALQLVSLHNIAVMNRLMREVREAIRTGTLDAARRRWVAPAATVKA
- the rlmN gene encoding 23S rRNA (adenine(2503)-C(2))-methyltransferase RlmN, with product MSVDSHSSYFEPPRSDGRVNLVGLSREDLEAEFARAGFEKFRARQVWQWIYNRGVTDFAAMTNLAKPARERLAEHYVIERPLAVKDLQSDDGTRKWLCRMPADGQEIETVHIPEEDRGTLCVSSQVGCTMTCRFCHTGTQRLVRNLTSAEIVGQVMLARDHLGEWPSPAEGRMLSNIVMMGMGEPLFNYENVARALKIVMDGEGIAISKRRITLSTSGVVPMMRRCGAELGVNLAVSLHAVTDELRNRIVPINKKYPIAELMDAVRTYPGLNNARRVTWEYVMLKGVNDSLADARALVRLIRGIPSKINLIPFNPWPGAPFECSDWDQIVRFSDFVNDAGYASPIRAPRGKDIMAACGQLKSESQRGISARRAAHMEEHRALMAEYAARVAEKETALGL
- a CDS encoding YgaP family membrane protein, which gives rise to MTVDRAVLALAGTMVLISLALSVLVAPAWLYLTAFVGANMLQAAFTGFCPAAIIFRKLGVPPGVAFR
- a CDS encoding efflux RND transporter periplasmic adaptor subunit, which translates into the protein MAVRVRTLLTAAPVLALILAVGATAALSGCSDPAADSAPGPASPAGATPGTAPAAAGRTHEVTLRPLPDRKAVFATVESANVVPARVRIGGTLADLRVAYGDKVDLGQPVATVGDDKLVLQIKALDAQIAALQAQRDQARTDFDRAEDLFRRGTVPKARLDDARTAVSVAENGLKARTAERAVVERQLAEGVVLAPVAGRVLQVPVTVGTVMQPGETVAQIAEGGFKLRLRVPERHASSIRAGDPVTLEAPDGAGREDGRVVLVYPQIEDGRVVADAEVADLGDYFVGQRVRVWVSAGDRPAIVVPGAFVTTRNGIDRVRLRRPDGGTAEVPVQRGVARPLPGMPDGLEILSGLAAGDVLVQP